In the Engystomops pustulosus chromosome 2, aEngPut4.maternal, whole genome shotgun sequence genome, one interval contains:
- the ABHD11 gene encoding sn-1-specific diacylglycerol lipase ABHD11 isoform X1, whose product MPLKAAQVCTGVSRSWGRLARITCGASTGPLHLTKRSNHGGVVTLSYDLFDGKAPGPPLVLLHGLFGSKSNFQSIAKALVRRIGRKVLTLDARNHGSSPHSDTITYHTMSDDVRHLLRQLNISSCVLIGHSMGGKTAMTLALQEPHMVDRLVCVDISPCPTLPQTGFPQYIKAMQNVHLEGKMPRSTARRLAEEQLSATVKEASVRQFLLTNLVQENGQFKWRVNLDAISNHLPDLLDFPEFRTSYPGLTLFLGGANSPYISSENYPDIERLFPCANVEYIEGAGHWVHAEQPQEFLDAICQFVSSS is encoded by the exons ATGCCGCTAAAAGCAGCACAGGTGTGCACAGGCGTCAGCAGGTCATGGGGAAGGCTAGCGAGGATCACATGCGGAGCTTCTACTGGACCACTACATTTAACAAAGCGCAGCAACCATGGCGG TGTTGTTACTTTATCCTATGACTTGTTTGATGGAAAGGCACCTGGACCACCCCTGGTATTGCTGCATGGATTGTTTGGTAGCAAGTCAAACTTTCAGTCTATCGCCAAAGCCTTGGTGCGAAGGATTGGTAGAAAG GTATTGACATTAGATGCCCGCAACCATGGTAGCAGTCCACACAGTGATACCATCACTTATCATACAATGAGCGACGATGTGCGCCACCTCCTACGGCAGCTAAACATTTCTAGTTGTGTTTTAATTGGTCACAGCATGGGAGGCAAGACCGCCATGACCTTGGCACTGCAGGAA CCTCACATGGTAGACCGCTTAGTATGCGTAGATATTAGTCCTTGTCCAACATTGCCTCAGACGGGTTTTCCTCAGTATATCAAAGCTATGCAAAATGTACATTTGGAAGGCAAGATGCCAAGATCTACAGCCAGAAGACTTGCAGAGGAGCAATTGAGTGCTACAGTAAAG gaGGCTTCCGTTCGCCAGTTTTTGCTAACTAACCTTGTGCAAGAAAATGGTCAGTTTAAGTGGAGAGTGAATCTTGATGCCATCTCAAACCATCTTCCAGATCTACTAGACTTCCCAGAGTTTAGAACATCTTACCCCGGTCTTACACTCTTCCTGGGAGGAGCTAATTCACCATACATCAG TTCAGAGAATTATCCTGACATAGAACGTCTCTTCCCATGTGCCAATGTGGAGTACATTGAAGGTGCAGGACACTGGGTACACGCAGAGCAGCCGCAGGAATTCCTTGACGCCATCTGCCAGTTTGTATCATCCTCATAA
- the ABHD11 gene encoding sn-1-specific diacylglycerol lipase ABHD11 isoform X2 gives MDHRPIVCSPRIHMFACSVVTLSYDLFDGKAPGPPLVLLHGLFGSKSNFQSIAKALVRRIGRKVLTLDARNHGSSPHSDTITYHTMSDDVRHLLRQLNISSCVLIGHSMGGKTAMTLALQEPHMVDRLVCVDISPCPTLPQTGFPQYIKAMQNVHLEGKMPRSTARRLAEEQLSATVKEASVRQFLLTNLVQENGQFKWRVNLDAISNHLPDLLDFPEFRTSYPGLTLFLGGANSPYISSENYPDIERLFPCANVEYIEGAGHWVHAEQPQEFLDAICQFVSSS, from the exons ATGGATCACAGGCCCATTGTTTGCAGTCCAAGGATACACATGTTCGCTTGCAG TGTTGTTACTTTATCCTATGACTTGTTTGATGGAAAGGCACCTGGACCACCCCTGGTATTGCTGCATGGATTGTTTGGTAGCAAGTCAAACTTTCAGTCTATCGCCAAAGCCTTGGTGCGAAGGATTGGTAGAAAG GTATTGACATTAGATGCCCGCAACCATGGTAGCAGTCCACACAGTGATACCATCACTTATCATACAATGAGCGACGATGTGCGCCACCTCCTACGGCAGCTAAACATTTCTAGTTGTGTTTTAATTGGTCACAGCATGGGAGGCAAGACCGCCATGACCTTGGCACTGCAGGAA CCTCACATGGTAGACCGCTTAGTATGCGTAGATATTAGTCCTTGTCCAACATTGCCTCAGACGGGTTTTCCTCAGTATATCAAAGCTATGCAAAATGTACATTTGGAAGGCAAGATGCCAAGATCTACAGCCAGAAGACTTGCAGAGGAGCAATTGAGTGCTACAGTAAAG gaGGCTTCCGTTCGCCAGTTTTTGCTAACTAACCTTGTGCAAGAAAATGGTCAGTTTAAGTGGAGAGTGAATCTTGATGCCATCTCAAACCATCTTCCAGATCTACTAGACTTCCCAGAGTTTAGAACATCTTACCCCGGTCTTACACTCTTCCTGGGAGGAGCTAATTCACCATACATCAG TTCAGAGAATTATCCTGACATAGAACGTCTCTTCCCATGTGCCAATGTGGAGTACATTGAAGGTGCAGGACACTGGGTACACGCAGAGCAGCCGCAGGAATTCCTTGACGCCATCTGCCAGTTTGTATCATCCTCATAA